The DNA region GTACACGCTGAAAAGGTACTGGACTTCGTCATCCGACAGGGCCAGGCCGAGGGTGGTGTTGGCGGCCTGAAGCGCCGGGAGCCCGCCGCCGAGAATATCGATGGTGACCAGCGCGGCCGGGGGAATATGGCTGAAGATATCCGAGAGGTCGTTGTAGAGGCCTTCGGTCATGCGGTCATGAAAGAGATGGAGGGCCGGCTTCAATTTGGCTAACGACGCGTAACTGCCGTCTTTCAGGCGGACATGGAACAGAATGCCGCGTTCCACCCGTTGCACCTCGGCCAGTCCGCAGTTGTGGAAGATATCAATGGCCTTGGAGGCCCAGGGCGACAAGGTCCCTTTGCGGGGCGTCACGAAAAAGCCGTCAGCGGTGGTGGCGGGAATGCGGCAATCGGTATCCAGCAACGCGGCCACGCGGGGCCAGAGTTCAGCGGTGAACTGGGGGGTGGTTTCCACGAGGGTGACGGCCACGGCCTCGATGGAGGTGATGGCGCAGGCGGGAAGTTCCGCGGCGAGGTCACGGGTGAGCTGGTGGCTGCGGAAGGCCGAGAACACCGGCCCGCCCTTGAAGATGTGCAGATTATGTGGAATGGTCATTTGTGAGACTCTTTGCTGGTGATGAGCGGTTTGGGTTGCTGGTTGTAGACTTTCGAGTGGGGGGGGACTGAATGGGTGAGCCAGACATTTCCGCCAATCTCCGAGCCGGCTCCAATGGTGGTCTCCCCGCCCAGGATGGTGGCGCCGGCATAGATGGTCACATCGTCTTCCACATGGGGATGCCGCTTGATTCCCTTGATCGGGTGGCCGTCCTTATCCTTGGGGAAGCTGAGCGCGCCCAGGGTGACGCCCTGATAGAGTTTGACGTTCTTGCCGAGGGTGCTGGTCTCGCCGATCACCACGCCGGTGCCGTGATCGATAAAGAAGCCGGGGCCGATCTGGGCCCCGGGATGAATATCGATTCCGGTTTGGGAATGGGCATGCTCGGTCATGATGCGGGGAATCAGCGGCACCTGGGCCTGATAGAGAATATGCGCGATCCGCTGAACCATGATCGCCTGCAGGCCGGGATAGCTCATCACCACTTCCATGATGGAGCGGGCGGCGGGGTCCCCTTCATAGGCCGCCACGATATCCAGTTGCAGCGTTTTCTTGAGACCTTCCAGGGCGTTCATCAACTCCTTGACGGCGGCGGCGGCCTTTGCCGGGCAATCACCGCAGTCATTGCACTTCTCGAACAGGCACTGGTACCGGAACGCATGGTCGATCTGTTCGTACAGGTTGGTGCTCACGGAGAGGAGTTTGGTGGAGATGAAGTCGCAGAGCTGTTTGGGCGGCATGGGTTCGCGGCCATGGCAGCCGGGGAAGAGGATGGCAATCAGGTCGTCGAGCGCCTGGTAAATGGCCTGGCGACCGGCCAGGTGAAAGCCGCGGGTGGCGTTGGAGGCCGAGGAGCAGGACTCGCAGGAGCAGAGACTTTCCGCAAGTGATTTCAGATCAGTGGCAGTGAGGGGGGGTGTGTTCATAATTATGACCTCGTGATGTTGACCAGGATCCGTTCGGCGCCGAGATTCTCGAGGCCCGCGGCGATGAGAAGCTTGCTTAAGCGCCGTTCGGCCAGGGGGATGACCCGCTTGATCCGGATGTGGTCCTTGCGGCACAGGTTCAGGAAATCCTGCCAGGTGGCCAGGTGGATATTGGGGGTGTCGTACCATTCATAGGGAAGCGATTCCGCCTTGGGCATCCGTCCGGTGAGACCCAGTCTGAGCCGGTTGTGCCAGTTGGCGAAGTTGGGGAAACTGACAATGCCTTCACGGGCGATCCGGAGCATTTCATGGAGGACGTCACGCGGATGCCGGACCACCTGGAGGGTCTGGCTCAACACGACATAGTCATAGGCCTGATCGGGAATCATCTCGAGTTTCTGGTCGATATCACTGTGGAAAACATCGAGATTTTTGCCCATGGCGGCGGTAAGGTGGCCCAGCTCAATATCCACACCCATGCCGGTGGTTTGCCGGTTCGCGGTCAGCAGGGCGAGCAGATCGCCATCGCCACAGCCGAGATCGAGCACGCGCGAGCGGGGCTCGATCAGGGAGGCGATCCGGTCGTAATCGTCCCGTTTAACCGCTGTGACGGCCGTGGTGCATTGGGCGCAGCCGCCCAGGAAGGTGCAGAGGAGCTTTGAGGTTTGCACGATATCGACCAGGAAGGCGTCATGGCCGTAGGGGGCCTTGATCAGGCAGTACGAGACCGGCTTTCCGATTTGAACGAGCGCCGACGCGATGTCCAGTGACTGTTCCGGGGGGAACAGCCAGTCGGAGCTCAGGGCCACAATCAGGAAGCGGGCTTTGACGTGTTTAAAGGCCGTCTTCAGGTCGCCATAGGCTTCCGTCAGGTCGTAGTTATCCATTGCCTGCGTGATGTGCAGATAGGAGTTGGAGTCGAAACGTTCGACGAATTTCTCGCCCTGATACTGGAGATAGCTTTCGACTTCAAAACGGGTGCGGAAGCGTTCCCCGGCGGGACGTTCCTTTTTCTTCCGCCCGAATTTAAGGGTCATGATTTCGGGGGAGAGGTAGGTGATATGGCCCAGCATGCGGGCGGCGGCCAGGCCGTTGCTCGGTTGGGTTCCGGTCCCGTAGTAATTCCCTTCGGCCCAGCCGGGATCACTGGTGATGACCTCGCGGCCCACGATATCAAAGGCCAGGGCCTGGGCGGAGAGCGAGGCGGCGGAGGCGAGGCAGATACAGCGCTCGGGCATGTCGGGATAGCGGATGCTCCATTCAAGGACCTGCATCCCGCCGAATGAGCCGCCGATGATGGCGTAGAGCCGGTCAATGCCGAGATGGTTCAGCAACAGATAATGCGCGTGGACAATGTCGCCGATGGTGATGTTCGGGAAGGCGGCGCCATAGGGGGTGCCGGTGGCCGGATTGATCGAGCCGGGCCCGGTGGTACCCTTGCAGCCGCCCAGGATATTGGCGCAGATGACGTGGAAGCGATTGGTGTCGATGCCTTTACCGGGGCCGATCACGGCGTCCCACCAGCCCTGGGATTTCGGGTCGTCGGAATGATAGCCGGCCACATGGGCATCGCCCGTGAGCGCGTGGCAGATGAAGATGACGTTATCTTTGGCGGGACTCAATGTGCCGTAGGTCTCGTAGGCGACGGTCAGTTCGGGCAGCGACTCCCCGCCGTCGAGCGTGAGCCCGCCGGGCGGAAGCGAGAGGGTGGCCAGTTTTGTCTCCACCAGCCCCACTGATTGTTCGAGATTTGCTATATCCATAACCTGACACCCAACGTAACGGCCATTAACCCTGTTCCGTAGCCCCTCTTTTCTAGCGGGCAGCACCCTAAAAGTCAATCGTGATGCCCGGTTTCCTCAGGGCAGACGCATCTAAATATTCAGCAGAATCGAGATTTTTGACAGAATTAACAGAATGTTCAAAATGGGGGTAAATCCCTTCCTTTGTTTTTAAACAATTCTGTTTATTTTGTTCATTCTGTCGGGTCTTTTCGATTATACGCATCCGCAGGTGATATTAGATGCTGCTGCACAGGAGGTTTCCTGGTCGATCCAGGCGAGATAGGGAGGGTGGCCGCCCAGGATCGGAGTGATAATGATTTCCGGGACTTCGTAGGGATGGTGGCTGCGGATGAACTCCTGAAGGGCGGGCGCGAGGCTGGACCGGGTCTTGCATTGAAGGATAAATTCAGTACCCGACTCCAGCTTCCCCTGCCACCAGTAGACGCTCCGGATGGGCCAGAACTGAACGCAGGAGGCCAGTCGGGCGGCGGTGATCATTTCGGCCAGCTTGATTGCCAGGGCTTCGGAATCGGAGGTCGTTGTAACCGTCACATAGGAGGTGTCATTCATAGGGGGAACCATACCCAATCGTGATGTCTCCCCGCAAGCCGTTTAAGAGTTCCACGCGAAGCCGCGAAGTCGCGAAAGAAAAGGATGGTCTGGTGTCGGATATTCCTGATTTATCACATTTAAATTATTGCGCGAAGTCTTGCGCAAACAATGTTTATGAGTTTGCGCAAATGGTAATAGGCTTGAGTTAAGGCGTATTAAAGGCTCTGTGGGAGGGGCGCTATGCGCCGCGATTCTTCTGTTTGGGAGCCTGTCGCGGCGCATAGCGCCCCTCCCACAAACTTTCTTAACATCCCAGGACTTTAATCAAATCCTCCCGGCCGGCAGCCATCAGGGCTTCGCGCGCCTTCCGGTGGAACTTGGAGTCATGGCAGAGGAGCAGGGCGCGCTGAAGGGCTTTGTCGTTATCGGTCCGGGCCACATAGACCGCTTCGCCCGTCATGGGGTCGTGGCCGGTGTAGAACATGGCGGCGGCGATGGTGAGCGGAGCCGGATAGAAATCCTGAACCTGTTCCGCGCGGATGTTCTCTTTTTTAAGATAGAGCGCCAACTCAATCATGTCGGCCAGGGTGCAACCCGGATGGCCGCTGACAAAGTATTCAATCACCTGCTGGGCCTTGCCGGCCGCCCGGTCTGCTTCCTTGAACCGCTTCACAAAGCTGCGATAGGCCTGGAGGCCGGGTTTCCGCATCAGGCGCAGGACATTCGGGGCAATGTGTTCAGGCGCAATTTTCAATCGGCCGCAGACATGATGTTGCGCCAGTTCGGCAATGTAACCGCGCGTGTCCTGGGCCAGGGCGAGATCAAATCGGATGCCGCTGGTAATGAAGACGTGGTTGACGCCGGGTAACGTCCGGGCCGCACGCAAAAGTTCAAGTTGGGGGTTGGCATCCGTAATGAGGTTGGGGCACAGCTCCGGTGACAGACAGCTGGGTCGCTTGCAGTTGGCGCCCTGCCGGCTGCAGGAAGTCCCGTACATATTGGCGGTGGGCCCTCCCAGATCACTGACGGTGCCGTGGAAATCAGGGGACGTGGCCAGATGCCGGATCTCATCCAGAATGCCCTTGCGACTGCGGGAATGGATGGTCTTGCCCTGATGTGAGGCAATGGCGCAGAAGGCGCAGGAGCCGTAACACCCGCGGTGCGTGGTCACCGAGTCCTTGATCATGTCATAGGCGGCGATACGCTGGCCGGCGTAAACGGGATGCGGCTTGCGGGTAAAGGGCAGGGCGTAGAGGCGGTCGAGTTCGCTGGTATCCAGCGGGGAGGCGGGCGGATAGACCACGAGTTGACGGTCGCCCTGGGACTGAACGAGTGTCTGGGGTGTATCGGTGGCCGCGTTAAGCAGTACCTTGCGGGTCATGACATTGAAGGCCAGTTTGCCTTCGGGGGTGGGGGGCGCTACGGATTCGTAGGGGGGAAGGGAAGTGAACGTCGAACATTGAACATTCAACGTTAAACATTCAACGTTGTTAACATCTTTTATTCGATGTTCAATGTTCGATGTTGACTGTTCAGCGTTCGCCTTTTTCTGAATCTCTGCAGTGCCCGCGGTGCCCGATAATCCCTCGCCCCGATCCAGTCTGGCCGCGACTTCGGCGATCGCGCGTTCGCCCATGCCATAGACCAGCAAGTCGGCTTTGGAATCAAAGAGGATGGAGCGCTTGATGCTGTCCGTCCAGTAGTCATAGTAAGGGAATCTCCGTAGCGAGGCTTCCACTCCCCCAATGATCACAGGGATAGATGCTCGATGATCGAATGTGGGAGGGGCGCTATGCGCCGCGACAGACTCAAAAGTGTCCTCCTGTGACCTGTCGCGGCGCATAGCGCCCCTCCCACAGGGAGAAGGGAGTATCGCGGAATGTTTAAACGCCTGACGCACCTTTGTGACGTAGACGATGGTGGCATTGGGTGGACGGAGGTCGCCCTGGCCTTCGGGCAGATAGGCGTCGTCCCTGCGGCGTTTGCGCATGACGGTCAGGCGGGCGAGCTGACTGTCGAGGTTCCCGGCGGTCACGCCCCAGAACAGGCGGGGCGGGCCCAGGACACGGAACGCCTCGACGTCATTCGGATCGGGTGCGGCAATGATGCCGACCCGGTAGCCGCAGGACTCCAAGTGGCGTCCAATCAAGGCGGCCCCGAAAGAGGGATGATCCACATAGGCGTCCCCCGTCACCAGGATGACGTCGCATTGCGGCCACCCCCGCTGGGCCATTTCGTGGCGCGACATGGGGAGGGGCGCGGGGAGGGGCGTGGTGGAACTTTTTTGGTTCATGAGGAGAAGACTTCAACTAATTGAAGAAATGAGGGAAATCAAAAACAAGAATGTTGCGGCATTATTGTTCGGGAGTACCCGAGCCAAAAATGCCGCAACGGTTTTCCAGGGAATAGGGGGGGATGAATACTTCACTTTATATCTTTGTTCTCAAGAACCCATCTCACGATTTTTTGCGCTGGCGTACTCGACAGACATAAAAATCGTGAGAAATTGTAGGTTTTTTATCTGGATTTCTTCCATTTCTTCAATTAGTGGTGAAGTCTTTCTTTCTCTTCTTTGCCGCAAACTCCGGGGCTTCCTTGATGCAGGTGCCAAGGATCGAGAGGGATTTCTTGAACAGTTTCCAGCTGTCCCGCTTCAATTCCAGCGGGTCGGCGCCGACATCCGCCCACCCGGGAGTGGTCAGGTCATCCGGCGGGATCGCCACTTTATCCCAATTGTGAAAAAGACGGCCCCAAGTGCTGTGGAGAATGTCGTGCACGAGTTTCTGATGAGTGGGGTACCAGAAAGAGTCATGGTAGATCACGCTGGCAATGTAGGCCCAGGGGGCTAACACGGTCTTCAGCGACCACTCGATCGGTTTGCGCAGGGGGCCCCAATAGATCTTGTGCTGCATCTTGCTGGCAAAGGTCATTTTTTTGAAAGGACCGACGAAATGCCAATCCTCCTTCAGCGTCTCGGGATCGCCCACAATCTCGATATCGCGAAGATCGCCGCATCCTAGCCCTGCCTCATGGGCCAAACGGATAAACTTAATGTCTTGTAACGGGTTGAAACCCATTAACTTAGCGGCTACAGCGTCAATGGCAACCTGGTCGGATGAGGCCAGAATCACATTCTTGACGTAGGGGATCATGCAGCGGGGGCCGGGTCCATCCCCGGCAAAGGTGCCGTCCATCACGGCAAAGATGCCTGGATGGATTTTCTGCTGGATTCGCAGCAAGTCCACAAGTGTTTCATGGATAACAGGATGTGTCCAATGACGGTGTTCGTTAAGCAGGCCGCCAAAGGCGTTTTTCATGGCACCGGTGGTGGTCGTGAAGACATGGGTTTTAACGGTCGGGAGGTGAATGATATTCTCCCCGATAAACCGCTCGGGAATCATGAATCCATTCGGGTATACCTCGTTCAGGCAGAGGAACTTATCAGCAATATCTCCGACGGCATCACGCACATTGATCCAAGGTTCATTGCCTTCGTAGAGATGGACGTTTCTGAGGCCATGCGCCTGGACAACATTCAGTTGCTTGTTTTCCCGCTCGCCGAGATGGGCATCGATCACGACGGTGCGGTTATGGCAGGCGTGGATGTTGGAGGGGGAATAGCCGTCCTTTTTCATGGCCCGGATCACGCCATCCAACTGCCAGGGGGTGGTGGAGCTGCCAGGATAGAAGAAGTGCCAACTGATATTGACCTTCAGGGCGGTGTCGGCGGTCTTGGAAATGACCGCCTGGTACCCCGCGAGATTCATAACCCGGTGATAATCCGCCAGCGCGGTGGCGGGCGATGTCCTGAGAATGGCGACTTTTGATTTGCTCATGGAGGGAAGACTACATGAATTCACGCGGATTAACAACCTTGAGTGGCGCTGACAGAGCAGCGCCCTCCATTGAAGAAGAAAAAGGGGTGTTTATTTATGGAGGGGTTTGCTTTCCTCTTGTGGGAGGGGCGCTATGCGCCGCGACAGATTCCAGTTGGTTTTAAATGGACCGTCGCGGCGCATAGCGCCCCTCCCACAATCAGGAATGATACCTGTTCATTTTACTTATTGAAGCGGGTGATGAGTAATGATAGCTTTGAAAGCAATTGCATCCAAATAAGATTTAAATTTTTGAAGGCGCCACGATGGAGGGCTGTGCGGTGAGATTTTATACTCGAACATCATTCCTGTTTTTTTCGCCTTTGCCATTATTGTGGCTGGTTGTCGCGATGTTCGTGATGGCTGGATCATCCGGTGGGTTTGCTGCGGCTCCGATGAGTTCTCCCGTAGTTGACTGGGAAGCCCTTAAGCCTGATTCTATCGTTCCTGCAACGCTTCTGGTCGGCTATAAGCCCGTCGTGGGTGACCAAAGCGTGAAGATGGCGGCGGAAGCGGTTCGAAATGATTTACATGCCAAGGTCGGGGCCACCTTGCGTCATCGATATTCGCTGATTCCTCTCGATTCGGTTCTTGTGCCCCAGGGGATGTCGCTGAAGGAGGCGGCCGCAATCTATGCGGCTGATCCTGGTGTTGCTTACGTTGAACCCAACTACAAACTCTATCCGACCGCTCTTCCGAACGATCCCGGTTATAGTATGTTATGGGGAATGCCGCGCATCCATGCGCCTGAAGCATGGGACGTTTCGAAGGGGAGCAAGAGCATCCTTGTCGCGGTGATTGACACCGGCATTTTGCGCACCCATCAGGATTTGGCGGCCAACATGTGGCAGAATCCCGGTGAAACGGGGTTGGATTCACTTGGGCGCGATAAGGCAACCAATGGCGTTGATGATGATGGAAATGGATTCATTGACGATGTTAATGGCTGGGACTTTATTAACAATGACAACAACCCTACCGATGATCAAGGGCATGGCACTCACTGCGCAGGCACGATCGGCGGGGTCGGTAATAATGGCAAAGGCGTTGTTGGTGTGAATTGGAATGTCAGTATGGTTGCGCTTAAATTTATGGGTACGGATGGCGGGTCTACCGAGAATGCCATCCGCGCGCTGCAGTATGCGGTGCTATCTATTCCCGGTGTTCGTCTCACCAGCAATAGCTGGGGCGGCACGGATAATAGTACGGCCCTTAAAAACGCTATTGATGCGGCTGGCGGCGCCGGGCAGTTGTTTATCGCCGCTGCGGGGAACGACTCAGTTAATAATGATACGAGTCCTCACTATCCTTCAAGTTATACGTCCTCAAATCTCATTTCAGTGGCTTCGATCGACTCGGATGGTAGCATGTCCTACTTTTCCAATTATGGTTCGAATTCAGTGGATCTGGCTGCACCGGGGGGCGGTATTTACAGCACCACCTATGATGGAGGTTATGGCACAAAAAGCGGCACCTCAATGGCTACGCCGCATGTGGCGGGGGCGGCCGCCTTGTTGTGGTCTGTGAGTCCGGCCTCTACCTGGCGCGAAATCCGTGCGGCCCTGCTTAATAACGCAAGACCGAATGCGGCCCTTGCCGGAAAAATGGTGACGGGGGGCGAACTGGATGTGGCGGCCGCGATCAACACATTGAATCCGCCTGTGCTGAACCCTTCTCCTGTTTATGTTGTGGAGGGCGCTCAAGCCAATGTCGAGGTGACCCTTTTGAAGGAACCCGGGACCAACGTCACGGTGTCAGTGGCTTGGTTTTCCGGTAGTACGAATCTTTATGTTGTGGGTAGTCCTGCCTTGGAATTTACTCCATCAAACTGGTCAAATGTGCAGACCTTTGCGGTGGGTTCATTAATTGATATCGCGGATCAGGCTAATGACACGGCTGTTTTTCGTGTAACGGCCGAAGGCTCCGGTGGCGCGGAAATAACGGCCATCCAAAAAGATCTGGGGGATACGCTCCCGCCTCAGTGTGTGATTACTGGCTCGTTGAGTTCGGATCGGTCAATCGTTTCGTTCGATTTTAAATTTGATGAGAGCGTCACCGGTTTTGACACGAACGACATTTCGGTTCTGAATAATGTGATTGGAGGCATAAATTTCATCGATTTCATAGACGTAACCGGAGTGGGGCAGCATTATCAGCTGCGATATGCCATTGCCGCTCCGATGGGGGCTTTGCAGGTGACAGTCCCTGCGGGTAGTTTGACGGATTTGAGTGGCAATGCCAATTCCAATGAGCAGTATCAGTTCACCTATACCTTGCCGTGGGTTAAGAATGATTTCTTTGATGATATGGAAGGTGGGGTTGGGGGGTGGACGGTGTCCACGCAGGCGATGGCAGGCATCCAGACCAAGGCGTGGGAGTGGGGTATTCCGACCTACATTTATGGCCCTTCTGCCAATAGTGGAACCCACTGCTGGGGTACCGTCATGACGAACGTCTATCCCAATAATATGAATTCGTGGCTGATGTCTCCTTCGATTCAGGTTGGTGTCAGTCCGACGTTGGATTTTTACCTGTGGCTCGATTTAGAACCGGTTCATGATGTGGGTTATGTTGAGGTGTATGACGGATTCTCTTGGGTGAATGTGACGCCAGGTGACGCCTACACTGGTGTTACGGGCGGATGGTTCCATGAACAGATTGCGCTGGATAATGCCGCATTCGGAAGCCGCTCCCTGAAGGTGCGGTTTAAAACCTTGAGCAATAGTAGCACTAATTATGCCGGGATGTATGTGGATGACGTGCGCGTGCAGAGTCAGCGGGATCCGGGGTTGTGGCTGGTTTCCTGCTCGCCTACCAATGCACCTGCCGGGACGACCAATCCGTTGACCTTCACGATTTACAACTCCCTGCCGACAACGGTCTCGGCCTCGGCGGATATCAGTTCGCCTGATTTCGGGGTGACGGTTCTGAGCGGGAGCCCGGTCAGTTATGGACTCGTTGCCCCCGGTGAGGTGGTAACGTCGCTCGGCCCCGTGATGCTGCAGCTGGATGCGGCTGGGAATTTCGATTCCCCCGTGATCTCGCTGTTTCATCAAGCCCGGAATGGCAGTGTGGCGCAAGTATCAGAGGCCGTGTCGTTCATCGTGGACGGGGTGTCCAATTCCGTGTCGACCAATGCCCTCACGGTAAGATCCCTGCTCGGGGTGACCGATTGGCTGGGCGGGTTTTTAACGGGGAATGGCGGGGCGACTTCCGCGATCTTCCAGGTGATCTATGCCGGGCCAGACGGGCTCAAGAATGCGCCTCAGGGGAATGGGCAGGTTACCGGCGATGATCGGATTCTTTATAGCACCGATGTCCATCTGCCTTACGGGCGCATCGGGGAGGGCGTCGGGATTCTGCCGAATGCCGGGTCTTTCCTGAAGACGTTTTCGCATAACCTGTCCGCGACCGCGAAGGTGTATGTGCGGGCCTGGAATGCGGCCTCCTTTGCGGCGTCTGCCGCCTATGG from bacterium includes:
- the cutA gene encoding divalent-cation tolerance protein CutA, with the protein product MNDTSYVTVTTTSDSEALAIKLAEMITAARLASCVQFWPIRSVYWWQGKLESGTEFILQCKTRSSLAPALQEFIRSHHPYEVPEIIITPILGGHPPYLAWIDQETSCAAASNITCGCV
- a CDS encoding homoserine O-acetyltransferase produces the protein MDIANLEQSVGLVETKLATLSLPPGGLTLDGGESLPELTVAYETYGTLSPAKDNVIFICHALTGDAHVAGYHSDDPKSQGWWDAVIGPGKGIDTNRFHVICANILGGCKGTTGPGSINPATGTPYGAAFPNITIGDIVHAHYLLLNHLGIDRLYAIIGGSFGGMQVLEWSIRYPDMPERCICLASAASLSAQALAFDIVGREVITSDPGWAEGNYYGTGTQPSNGLAAARMLGHITYLSPEIMTLKFGRKKKERPAGERFRTRFEVESYLQYQGEKFVERFDSNSYLHITQAMDNYDLTEAYGDLKTAFKHVKARFLIVALSSDWLFPPEQSLDIASALVQIGKPVSYCLIKAPYGHDAFLVDIVQTSKLLCTFLGGCAQCTTAVTAVKRDDYDRIASLIEPRSRVLDLGCGDGDLLALLTANRQTTGMGVDIELGHLTAAMGKNLDVFHSDIDQKLEMIPDQAYDYVVLSQTLQVVRHPRDVLHEMLRIAREGIVSFPNFANWHNRLRLGLTGRMPKAESLPYEWYDTPNIHLATWQDFLNLCRKDHIRIKRVIPLAERRLSKLLIAAGLENLGAERILVNITRS
- a CDS encoding DUF362 domain-containing protein, encoding MSKSKVAILRTSPATALADYHRVMNLAGYQAVISKTADTALKVNISWHFFYPGSSTTPWQLDGVIRAMKKDGYSPSNIHACHNRTVVIDAHLGERENKQLNVVQAHGLRNVHLYEGNEPWINVRDAVGDIADKFLCLNEVYPNGFMIPERFIGENIIHLPTVKTHVFTTTTGAMKNAFGGLLNEHRHWTHPVIHETLVDLLRIQQKIHPGIFAVMDGTFAGDGPGPRCMIPYVKNVILASSDQVAIDAVAAKLMGFNPLQDIKFIRLAHEAGLGCGDLRDIEIVGDPETLKEDWHFVGPFKKMTFASKMQHKIYWGPLRKPIEWSLKTVLAPWAYIASVIYHDSFWYPTHQKLVHDILHSTWGRLFHNWDKVAIPPDDLTTPGWADVGADPLELKRDSWKLFKKSLSILGTCIKEAPEFAAKKRKKDFTTN
- a CDS encoding YgiQ family radical SAM protein, whose amino-acid sequence is MNQKSSTTPLPAPLPMSRHEMAQRGWPQCDVILVTGDAYVDHPSFGAALIGRHLESCGYRVGIIAAPDPNDVEAFRVLGPPRLFWGVTAGNLDSQLARLTVMRKRRRDDAYLPEGQGDLRPPNATIVYVTKVRQAFKHSAILPSPCGRGAMRRDRSQEDTFESVAAHSAPPTFDHRASIPVIIGGVEASLRRFPYYDYWTDSIKRSILFDSKADLLVYGMGERAIAEVAARLDRGEGLSGTAGTAEIQKKANAEQSTSNIEHRIKDVNNVECLTLNVQCSTFTSLPPYESVAPPTPEGKLAFNVMTRKVLLNAATDTPQTLVQSQGDRQLVVYPPASPLDTSELDRLYALPFTRKPHPVYAGQRIAAYDMIKDSVTTHRGCYGSCAFCAIASHQGKTIHSRSRKGILDEIRHLATSPDFHGTVSDLGGPTANMYGTSCSRQGANCKRPSCLSPELCPNLITDANPQLELLRAARTLPGVNHVFITSGIRFDLALAQDTRGYIAELAQHHVCGRLKIAPEHIAPNVLRLMRKPGLQAYRSFVKRFKEADRAAGKAQQVIEYFVSGHPGCTLADMIELALYLKKENIRAEQVQDFYPAPLTIAAAMFYTGHDPMTGEAVYVARTDNDKALQRALLLCHDSKFHRKAREALMAAGREDLIKVLGC
- a CDS encoding S8 family serine peptidase encodes the protein MAGSSGGFAAAPMSSPVVDWEALKPDSIVPATLLVGYKPVVGDQSVKMAAEAVRNDLHAKVGATLRHRYSLIPLDSVLVPQGMSLKEAAAIYAADPGVAYVEPNYKLYPTALPNDPGYSMLWGMPRIHAPEAWDVSKGSKSILVAVIDTGILRTHQDLAANMWQNPGETGLDSLGRDKATNGVDDDGNGFIDDVNGWDFINNDNNPTDDQGHGTHCAGTIGGVGNNGKGVVGVNWNVSMVALKFMGTDGGSTENAIRALQYAVLSIPGVRLTSNSWGGTDNSTALKNAIDAAGGAGQLFIAAAGNDSVNNDTSPHYPSSYTSSNLISVASIDSDGSMSYFSNYGSNSVDLAAPGGGIYSTTYDGGYGTKSGTSMATPHVAGAAALLWSVSPASTWREIRAALLNNARPNAALAGKMVTGGELDVAAAINTLNPPVLNPSPVYVVEGAQANVEVTLLKEPGTNVTVSVAWFSGSTNLYVVGSPALEFTPSNWSNVQTFAVGSLIDIADQANDTAVFRVTAEGSGGAEITAIQKDLGDTLPPQCVITGSLSSDRSIVSFDFKFDESVTGFDTNDISVLNNVIGGINFIDFIDVTGVGQHYQLRYAIAAPMGALQVTVPAGSLTDLSGNANSNEQYQFTYTLPWVKNDFFDDMEGGVGGWTVSTQAMAGIQTKAWEWGIPTYIYGPSANSGTHCWGTVMTNVYPNNMNSWLMSPSIQVGVSPTLDFYLWLDLEPVHDVGYVEVYDGFSWVNVTPGDAYTGVTGGWFHEQIALDNAAFGSRSLKVRFKTLSNSSTNYAGMYVDDVRVQSQRDPGLWLVSCSPTNAPAGTTNPLTFTIYNSLPTTVSASADISSPDFGVTVLSGSPVSYGLVAPGEVVTSLGPVMLQLDAAGNFDSPVISLFHQARNGSVAQVSEAVSFIVDGVSNSVSTNALTVRSLLGVTDWLGGFLTGNGGATSAIFQVIYAGPDGLKNAPQGNGQVTGDDRILYSTDVHLPYGRIGEGVGILPNAGSFLKTFSHNLSATAKVYVRAWNAASFAASAAYGDSALYTLTAATNQTHDYGRWAVANPAPGSFGRDTDGDSLSDGWCVLHGLSANNPIVPLACKVIEAKSITDVSFPNRVAVSSNFVFIADMNNKRVQVWDRALTTRKFVLGATSGAAGTNFGFPRGLAVTRDGTRVAVADTGNSRVRLFSVNPVSGTLSSLFDFGSNGTNDGQFNRPMAVAFGSADEIYVADSDQSAAVCNNRVQVFNSNGVFQSTFGTAGSNPSEFQRLLGVGMGADGTLYAADGMNNRVQAFTAGSTFAWEFGTSGTGVGQFNRVWDAQPGLNKMLYVCDSYNNRIQVVNLAGAPSVAVSGVFTNAGSLGVFNFPQSAAAAPDDHVLYVADTLNNRVLRLKVTMDADGDGMDDVWEVLHGLNPQDPSDAFGDPDGDGTLNIGEYRAGTDPQSGTPGINLKISSIVVAQGQLSWLALSGYVYRVQTSTNLMQNAWVDGMTTTSMVDGALVVTNQFPNTNPVDFMRVLWINAP
- the epsC gene encoding serine O-acetyltransferase EpsC codes for the protein MNTPPLTATDLKSLAESLCSCESCSSASNATRGFHLAGRQAIYQALDDLIAILFPGCHGREPMPPKQLCDFISTKLLSVSTNLYEQIDHAFRYQCLFEKCNDCGDCPAKAAAAVKELMNALEGLKKTLQLDIVAAYEGDPAARSIMEVVMSYPGLQAIMVQRIAHILYQAQVPLIPRIMTEHAHSQTGIDIHPGAQIGPGFFIDHGTGVVIGETSTLGKNVKLYQGVTLGALSFPKDKDGHPIKGIKRHPHVEDDVTIYAGATILGGETTIGAGSEIGGNVWLTHSVPPHSKVYNQQPKPLITSKESHK